A section of the Humulus lupulus chromosome 2, drHumLupu1.1, whole genome shotgun sequence genome encodes:
- the LOC133815615 gene encoding uncharacterized protein LOC133815615, whose protein sequence is MDKIMLFVVFNGRWNANNKYIDHEVKILMVEKDIKYEELVNKIYKELRLNERLISTNLIFDANMDTSKGMKIESDENLQVYLNLNKTVEELKKCPLIVEVEQRNQTISLPREASIPSALASNATSQSLTLTDPNTNTASTSKMKSASTQESNKFTKHGQEAQSPLHVLPNMEIEVIRLNYVFKNKTDLKHTLAKIAIKKHFQYRIQKSCSEAFWAKCIDENCGCSYFKEKFRDPGSTYRPRQIIRDMRDEHGVGVTYNKAWRAKTLAADDVRGSNEESYALLPSYLYMLQLANPGTITRVCKDEENRFKYMFIAFGASLDGWKQCRPVIVVDGTFLKTKCGGTLYAACVKDGNNQIFPLAFGIGDSENDNAWIWFFTRLKEAIGER, encoded by the exons ATGGATAAGATAATGTTATTTGTAGTTTTTAACGGAAGATGGAATGCAAACAACAAATACATTGATCATGAAGTGAAAATATTGATGGTGGAAAAGGATATCAAGTATGAGGAATTGGTAAACAAGATATACAAAGAGCTCAgattgaatgaaagattgatttcaaCAAACTTGATTTTTGATGCAAATATGGATACAAGCAAAGGAATGAAGATAGAAAGTGATGAGAATTTACAAGTTTATCTAAACTTGAACAAGACTGTGGAAGAGTTGAAAAAATGTCCTCTCATCGTTGAAGTAGAACAGAGAAATCAAACCATTTCTTTGCCAAGAGAAGCTAGCATTCCATCTGCTTTAGCAAGCAATGCAACAAGTCAAAGTTTGACTCTCACAGACCCCAATACAAATACTGCAAGCACTAGCAAGATGAAGAGCGCCTCAACACAAGAATCCAACAAATTTACAAAACACGGGCAAGAAGCTCAATCACCTCTCCATGTGTTGCCGAATATGGAGATTGAAGTCATAAGACTCAATTATGTTTTCAAGAATAAGACTGATCTAAAACACacacttgcgaaaatagccatcaagaaacACTTTCAGTACAGAATTCAAAAATCATGTTCAGAAGCATTTTGGGCAAAATGCATAGATGAGAATTGTGGCTG TAGTTACTTCAAAGAGAAGTTTCGTGACCCAGGATCAACCTATCGACCAAGGCAAATAATAAGAGACATGAGAGATGAACATGGGGTAGGTGTAACATACAATAAAGCTTGGAGAGCAAAAACACTTGCAGCTGATGATGTTAGAGGGTCAAATGAGGAAAGTTATGCATTGTTGCCTTCATATTTGTATATGCTACAGTTGGCCAACCCAGGAACTATAACAAGAGTATGTAAAGATGAAGAAAACAG GTTTAAATACATGTTTATTGCTTTTGGGGCTTCATTAGATGGATGGAAGCAATGTAGACCAGTTATAGTGGTAGATGGAACATTTTTAAAGACGAAATGTGGAGGTACACTGTATGCAGCTTGTGTTAAAGATGGAAACAATCAAATTTTTCCTCTCGCCT